A genomic region of uncultured Roseibium sp. contains the following coding sequences:
- a CDS encoding peptidase C15, protein MKNTGKTILVTGFSPFPGAPVNPTRQLMARLPWRLGTHQFGIEFVFKVLPTTWAGREETTAGLRRQIRPDAIVHFGVDGTRRTMNIETRAVNRATRVRPDADGVSPAKPELGVGSERARVAGLPARALRDAARTGGAPANLSRDAGTYLCNATLWDSIGSGVPSIFIHVPALPRGRFDRRPSYPVIEEAAVRLLQETARRLK, encoded by the coding sequence ATGAAGAACACCGGGAAGACCATCTTGGTCACGGGCTTTTCCCCCTTTCCGGGCGCCCCCGTGAACCCGACCCGGCAACTCATGGCGCGCCTGCCATGGCGGCTGGGCACGCATCAGTTCGGCATCGAGTTTGTCTTCAAGGTGCTGCCGACCACCTGGGCCGGGCGTGAGGAAACGACAGCCGGACTGCGCCGGCAGATCCGCCCCGACGCCATTGTCCATTTCGGTGTCGACGGCACAAGGCGGACGATGAACATCGAGACCCGCGCCGTCAATCGCGCCACGCGCGTCCGGCCGGATGCTGACGGCGTGTCTCCGGCGAAGCCGGAGCTTGGCGTAGGCAGCGAACGGGCCAGGGTGGCGGGTCTGCCCGCACGCGCCCTTCGGGACGCCGCACGGACCGGCGGAGCACCGGCAAACCTGTCGAGGGATGCGGGCACCTACCTTTGTAACGCGACATTGTGGGATTCCATCGGCTCCGGCGTTCCGAGCATTTTCATCCACGTCCCCGCCTTGCCGAGAGGCAGGTTCGATCGCAGGCCCTCCTATCCTGTCATCGAGGAAGCCGCCGTGAGATTGCTGCAGGAAACGGCGCGGCGATTGAAGTAG
- a CDS encoding dimethylarginine dimethylaminohydrolase has product MAHRPGLSHRFTHAITRMPSNSVSKGIRAVDSGDPDAETFRREHGLYVKALQEAGLTVDVLPPLEAFPDSCFVEDPAFCLPEGAIRLRPGTASRQGEGVAIKSALEARFEKVIELPGSGCVDGGDILMLDDVILIGLSARTNREGAEAFAGVLANWGYMAEVCETPDGVLHFKTACSTLGDGVILATRVMAESGFFGDRKTVVVADGEDYAANVIRVNDVVLVPEGYPQTHAAIEAAGFKTVLLPTHEARKIDGGLSCLSLRFALPGD; this is encoded by the coding sequence ATGGCGCATCGGCCAGGGTTGTCCCATCGCTTCACGCACGCAATTACGCGCATGCCGTCCAACAGTGTTTCAAAGGGAATCCGGGCGGTCGACAGTGGCGATCCGGATGCCGAAACGTTCCGCCGGGAGCATGGCCTTTATGTCAAGGCGCTGCAAGAGGCCGGGCTGACGGTCGATGTGCTGCCCCCGTTGGAGGCGTTTCCGGACAGTTGTTTTGTCGAAGACCCGGCGTTCTGTCTGCCGGAGGGCGCGATCCGGTTGCGTCCGGGCACTGCAAGCCGGCAAGGTGAGGGGGTAGCCATCAAATCTGCTCTTGAGGCCCGGTTCGAAAAGGTGATCGAGTTGCCCGGCAGCGGATGCGTCGACGGCGGCGATATTCTGATGCTGGATGATGTCATTCTGATCGGTCTGTCTGCCCGCACCAACCGCGAGGGAGCAGAGGCCTTTGCAGGAGTTCTTGCGAACTGGGGATACATGGCGGAGGTCTGCGAAACGCCCGACGGAGTACTTCATTTCAAGACCGCCTGCTCGACGCTCGGCGACGGCGTTATCCTGGCGACACGGGTCATGGCCGAAAGCGGGTTCTTCGGTGACCGGAAAACGGTTGTCGTGGCTGACGGCGAGGATTACGCCGCCAACGTGATCCGTGTGAACGATGTCGTGCTTGTTCCGGAAGGCTACCCGCAAACGCACGCCGCCATTGAGGCCGCGGGTTTCAAGACGGTGCTGTTGCCGACCCACGAGGCACGCAAGATCGACGGCGGGCTGTCCTGTCTGTCGCTCCGCTTTGCCTTGCCCGGAGACTGA
- a CDS encoding GNAT family N-acetyltransferase, translating into MPDLPDVSGGLEQEIAERIVLVAAIEDDVAGCAVVSIDGASAHLVNIAVDPDFKGQGIGRILLEAVEDRALRGGATGIALATHAGIPENVDLYRHLGWSKTSRNGNKILMNKDL; encoded by the coding sequence TTGCCGGATCTCCCTGATGTCTCCGGCGGACTGGAGCAGGAGATCGCGGAACGGATCGTGCTCGTTGCCGCGATAGAAGACGACGTTGCCGGCTGCGCTGTTGTGAGCATCGACGGCGCAAGCGCACATCTCGTCAACATAGCCGTCGACCCGGATTTCAAGGGCCAGGGCATCGGCAGGATCCTGCTGGAAGCCGTTGAAGACCGCGCCCTTCGGGGCGGGGCAACCGGCATTGCCCTGGCAACGCATGCCGGCATCCCGGAAAACGTTGATCTTTACCGGCACCTGGGCTGGAGTAAAACATCAAGAAACGGAAACAAGATCCTCATGAACAAGGACCTTTAG
- a CDS encoding TIGR03808 family TAT-translocated repetitive protein, giving the protein MTRELSNPSRRMFLAGTALCLSGTAAAAQMNIADLRGSIDSADLGLVPNASDDQTVQFQNAVNRAVERGRALFLPAGTYPVANLRLPSGTLIVGVPGRTRLVYQGGGGQLIRAEGVSNIGLQGLTFDGANRSIGDFTEGLLHFVGVRNLAIDNCDIAGSSKMGLVLDRCSGRVENSRIYGAAEAGIRSNEADGLAITGNTVTDCANGGIWIHRWREGEDGTIVSGNRIERIGARYGGTGQFGNGINVFRASGVLISNNRITDCAFSAIRSNTGSNVQIQGNSCLRSGECAIYSEFNFQGAIIANNIVDGGTTGISIANFMDGGRLSVCSGNLIRNISEVGPYPPEVSGFGIGIAAEADTTLTGNVIEGAPRFGMLLGWGPYMRNIAASQNILRDCGTGIAVTVVDGAGSAAITNNIVQGSKLGAIKGYRWLEPATGELNDASRYANLTVTGNQVSA; this is encoded by the coding sequence ATGACACGCGAACTTTCAAATCCGAGCCGCAGGATGTTTCTTGCCGGGACGGCCCTGTGCCTTTCCGGGACAGCCGCTGCGGCACAGATGAACATCGCTGATCTGCGCGGATCGATCGATTCTGCTGACCTCGGTCTCGTTCCAAATGCATCGGACGATCAGACGGTCCAGTTCCAGAACGCCGTAAACCGGGCCGTCGAACGCGGCAGGGCCCTGTTCCTGCCGGCAGGCACCTATCCGGTCGCCAATCTCAGATTGCCGTCCGGAACGCTTATCGTCGGTGTTCCCGGAAGAACCCGTCTCGTCTACCAGGGCGGCGGCGGACAACTGATACGGGCCGAAGGTGTCAGCAATATCGGTCTCCAGGGACTGACATTCGACGGCGCAAACCGGTCGATCGGCGATTTTACCGAAGGCCTGCTGCATTTCGTCGGTGTCCGTAACCTTGCGATCGACAATTGCGACATTGCCGGATCGTCGAAAATGGGCCTCGTTCTCGACAGATGTTCGGGACGGGTCGAGAACTCACGGATTTACGGTGCCGCGGAAGCAGGCATCCGCTCAAACGAAGCCGACGGTCTTGCAATTACCGGCAACACGGTCACCGATTGCGCCAATGGCGGCATCTGGATCCATCGCTGGCGCGAGGGCGAAGACGGAACGATTGTCTCGGGCAACCGGATCGAACGCATTGGAGCGCGCTATGGCGGCACGGGTCAGTTCGGCAACGGCATCAACGTGTTCCGCGCGAGCGGCGTGCTGATATCGAACAACCGCATCACCGACTGTGCCTTCTCCGCGATCCGGTCAAACACCGGGTCGAACGTGCAGATCCAGGGCAATTCGTGCCTCAGATCCGGCGAATGCGCGATCTATTCGGAATTCAACTTCCAGGGCGCGATCATCGCCAACAACATTGTCGATGGCGGGACGACAGGCATCTCGATTGCCAATTTCATGGACGGCGGCCGCCTGTCCGTCTGCTCCGGCAATCTGATCCGGAACATTTCCGAAGTCGGGCCCTACCCGCCCGAGGTTTCCGGTTTCGGCATCGGCATTGCCGCCGAAGCCGACACCACCCTGACCGGCAACGTCATTGAGGGTGCCCCCCGTTTCGGGATGCTTCTCGGCTGGGGACCCTACATGCGCAACATTGCGGCCTCACAGAACATCCTGCGCGACTGCGGCACCGGGATTGCGGTCACGGTGGTTGATGGTGCCGGTTCGGCCGCCATCACCAACAACATCGTGCAGGGCTCGAAACTCGGTGCCATCAAGGGCTACCGCTGGCTCGAACCGGCAACCGGCGAACTCAACGACGCTTCCCGCTACGCCAATCTCACGGTGACGGGCAACCAGGTCAGCGCCTGA
- a CDS encoding YHS domain-containing (seleno)protein, with protein MFKNLIRGSVAALVIVSGLVSSAFAAGFDVNATVTGLALRGVDPVSYFTNGAPQDGDFSITEVHNGATYRFVSEENRDLFKQNPEKYLPAYGGFCAFGTAMGVKVDGDPDLWKIVDGKLYLNLSESIQERWNKDVPGFVKSADDNWTQIENTDPSEL; from the coding sequence ATGTTTAAGAACCTGATCCGCGGCTCTGTCGCTGCGCTTGTTATCGTTTCCGGTCTCGTCTCCAGCGCCTTTGCCGCCGGCTTCGATGTCAACGCAACCGTCACCGGCCTGGCGCTGCGCGGCGTCGATCCCGTTTCCTATTTCACCAATGGCGCTCCGCAGGATGGCGACTTCTCCATCACCGAAGTCCACAATGGTGCGACCTACCGGTTTGTTTCGGAGGAAAACCGTGACCTGTTCAAGCAGAACCCGGAAAAATACCTCCCGGCTTATGGCGGCTTCTGCGCATTCGGCACGGCGATGGGCGTCAAGGTCGATGGTGATCCCGATCTCTGGAAAATCGTGGATGGCAAGCTGTACCTGAACCTGTCCGAAAGCATCCAGGAGCGCTGGAACAAGGACGTTCCGGGTTTCGTGAAGTCCGCTGACGACAACTGGACCCAGATCGAAAACACCGACCCGAGCGAACTCTGA
- a CDS encoding DUF4886 domain-containing protein, whose product MLKSVFLGVFALCALPVLIPVAGASTGSEIVTKVLFVSNSLTLRNNLPGMLKEIAAAKGIPVETSTSARGSARLAHHSGDAGLLQLMDETAWDFVVLQEHTQLPALGDTDVARDSLPFAAELATRARKISAQTQVVFYMGMAHREGDQFHKKTIPAVGSYKGMQDRTNAAYREMARRNNAMVAPVGEVWARMRTEHPGIELYVDERHPSVAGTYLAACVFFTTLFSQRCDAAYIPGALEGTVAATIQRVSDAALLP is encoded by the coding sequence GTGCTCAAGTCCGTTTTCCTCGGCGTTTTCGCGCTTTGCGCTCTTCCTGTGCTCATACCGGTAGCGGGAGCGTCGACTGGCTCTGAAATTGTCACGAAGGTCCTGTTTGTCAGCAACAGCCTGACGCTTCGCAACAACCTGCCCGGAATGCTCAAGGAGATCGCTGCGGCAAAGGGCATCCCGGTCGAGACAAGCACCTCCGCCCGAGGCAGCGCCAGGCTGGCGCATCATTCCGGTGACGCCGGTCTTCTGCAGCTTATGGACGAGACAGCCTGGGACTTCGTGGTCCTGCAGGAACACACCCAGCTTCCCGCGCTTGGCGACACAGATGTCGCACGGGACTCCCTTCCCTTCGCTGCGGAACTCGCAACCCGGGCCAGAAAGATTTCGGCCCAAACGCAGGTCGTGTTCTACATGGGCATGGCACACCGGGAAGGAGACCAGTTCCACAAGAAAACCATTCCCGCGGTCGGCAGCTATAAAGGCATGCAGGACAGAACCAACGCCGCCTATCGCGAGATGGCAAGGCGTAACAATGCCATGGTCGCCCCGGTTGGCGAAGTCTGGGCGCGGATGCGCACCGAGCATCCCGGCATCGAGCTCTATGTTGATGAACGGCATCCCAGTGTCGCAGGAACCTACCTTGCTGCCTGCGTGTTCTTCACGACGCTGTTTTCGCAACGGTGCGATGCGGCCTACATCCCCGGGGCGCTCGAAGGAACGGTTGCGGCAACAATTCAACGTGTTTCGGATGCCGCCCTGCTGCCGTGA
- a CDS encoding DUF1131 family protein, with amino-acid sequence MMGFKTPTVFAILSCLAASACSPTGDYAGTSGRLVQTSNVTLVQITEDNVGGITPDTRYGSKSIESALPGFTTEGIQTAVENKTEWALAAFNTDGFQVLQVFKGSNGKVRSVHGVTHHLQGPNGERIGQTFSDIGTARSDCRAGKNLWRGMAICESTGHPNVELVYAIPGYQGPFDRLPPSKELFDAELQRILWTPKG; translated from the coding sequence ATGATGGGCTTCAAAACTCCGACCGTTTTCGCGATTCTGTCTTGTCTCGCCGCAAGTGCATGTTCCCCGACCGGTGATTATGCCGGGACGTCCGGCCGGCTGGTTCAGACGTCCAATGTGACGCTGGTCCAGATCACCGAAGACAATGTCGGCGGCATTACGCCGGACACCAGATACGGGTCCAAATCCATCGAAAGCGCACTGCCCGGCTTCACCACCGAGGGCATCCAGACAGCGGTTGAAAACAAGACCGAATGGGCCCTGGCGGCCTTCAACACGGACGGATTTCAGGTATTGCAGGTGTTCAAGGGCTCGAACGGCAAGGTCCGATCGGTGCACGGCGTCACGCATCACCTTCAGGGCCCGAACGGCGAACGGATCGGCCAGACATTTTCCGATATCGGCACGGCGAGATCGGACTGCCGCGCGGGCAAGAACCTCTGGCGGGGCATGGCGATATGCGAATCGACCGGCCACCCGAATGTGGAACTCGTCTATGCCATTCCCGGATACCAGGGACCGTTTGACCGCCTGCCGCCGTCCAAGGAACTCTTCGACGCCGAACTTCAGCGCATCCTCTGGACCCCGAAGGGCTAG
- the meaB gene encoding methylmalonyl Co-A mutase-associated GTPase MeaB, which produces MTLKPNAIDPQILATELQAGKRAALARAITLVESKKAEHRHMAHQLIQSVLPSTGKALRVGITGVPGVGKSTTIDTLGSNLTAAGHKVAVLAVDPSSTRTGGSILGDKTRMAQLAVDRNAYIRPSPSAGTLGGVAAKTRETMLLCEAAGFDVILVETVGIGQSETTVADMVDFFLVLMLPGAGDELQGIKKGVLEIADMIAVNKADGDGALRARSAASDYRAALHILAPKSPNWTPPVITVSGLANEGLDKLWQQVELYGERMRASGEWQEKRSRQQVAWMWDMLQQRMMDALRTNRKTADRLKTLEDSVRNGTTAVSLAVDELSGLMGLKE; this is translated from the coding sequence ATGACCTTGAAGCCCAACGCGATCGACCCGCAAATCCTGGCAACCGAACTTCAGGCCGGCAAACGTGCGGCGCTGGCGCGCGCGATCACGCTCGTGGAATCGAAAAAGGCGGAGCACCGCCACATGGCCCACCAGCTCATCCAGTCCGTTCTGCCATCGACGGGCAAGGCCTTGCGGGTGGGGATCACGGGTGTGCCTGGCGTCGGCAAATCGACGACCATCGATACGCTCGGCTCCAATCTGACCGCCGCAGGTCACAAGGTTGCCGTGCTTGCCGTCGATCCCTCTTCCACCCGTACGGGCGGGTCGATCCTGGGCGACAAGACGCGCATGGCGCAGCTTGCCGTCGACCGGAATGCCTATATCCGCCCCTCGCCGTCGGCCGGGACACTCGGCGGTGTGGCCGCGAAGACCCGCGAGACGATGCTGTTGTGCGAAGCAGCCGGCTTCGACGTGATCCTGGTCGAGACCGTCGGCATTGGCCAGTCGGAAACGACGGTCGCCGACATGGTGGACTTCTTTCTCGTGCTCATGCTTCCGGGCGCGGGCGATGAATTGCAGGGCATCAAGAAAGGTGTTCTGGAAATCGCCGACATGATCGCCGTCAACAAGGCCGACGGCGACGGCGCCTTGCGGGCGCGCTCCGCTGCCTCGGACTACCGTGCTGCGCTGCATATTCTGGCGCCGAAATCCCCCAACTGGACGCCGCCGGTCATCACCGTTTCCGGGCTCGCCAATGAAGGCCTCGACAAGCTGTGGCAGCAGGTTGAACTCTACGGCGAACGCATGCGGGCAAGCGGCGAATGGCAGGAAAAACGCAGCCGGCAACAGGTTGCCTGGATGTGGGACATGCTGCAGCAGCGCATGATGGACGCGCTTCGAACCAACAGAAAGACCGCCGATCGCCTGAAAACACTGGAGGACAGCGTGCGGAACGGGACAACCGCCGTGTCTCTCGCAGTCGACGAATTGTCCGGACTGATGGGCTTGAAGGAATGA
- a CDS encoding asparaginase — MENPALVDVTRGSLTESVHRGSVAIADAQGKLVCGIGAIDARVYPRSAIKALQALPLVESGAAEALDLTDAELSLACASHSGEEIHANAARVMLLKAGLTEDDLECGPQWPKRMEDAAKLILADEVPCGLHNNCSGKHAGFLGLARIMGVETQGYIDPSHPVQREVRLAMEQMTGETLTEDVCGVDGCSIPTYASPIQSFAKAFASFGTGEGLEPLRADAARQIYDACINEPYMVAGAGRFCTRVMEGFRGRVFVKTGAEGVFCAAIPELGFGVALKCDDGATRAAEVMMATVLEALLDLNEDEAVLLDGLVNPPVLTRRGAQAGHIKPRQDFLDELKAALP; from the coding sequence ATGGAAAATCCGGCGCTTGTGGACGTGACGCGCGGCAGCCTCACGGAGAGCGTTCATCGCGGCTCTGTTGCGATTGCCGACGCGCAGGGCAAACTCGTGTGTGGGATCGGCGCTATCGACGCACGGGTCTACCCGCGTTCGGCCATCAAGGCGCTGCAGGCGTTGCCGCTCGTGGAGTCCGGGGCGGCCGAAGCGCTGGACCTGACAGATGCCGAGCTTTCACTGGCCTGTGCTTCGCATAGTGGCGAAGAAATCCATGCCAATGCCGCCCGCGTCATGCTTTTGAAGGCAGGATTGACCGAGGATGACCTGGAATGCGGTCCGCAGTGGCCGAAGCGCATGGAAGATGCCGCAAAGCTAATTCTGGCCGACGAAGTCCCCTGCGGGCTCCACAATAACTGTTCTGGCAAACATGCCGGTTTTCTCGGGCTTGCCAGGATCATGGGCGTCGAGACACAGGGTTACATCGATCCGTCCCATCCCGTGCAGCGCGAAGTCCGTCTTGCCATGGAACAGATGACCGGTGAAACGCTCACGGAAGATGTTTGCGGCGTGGATGGCTGTTCCATCCCCACCTATGCCTCGCCCATTCAGAGCTTTGCCAAGGCCTTTGCGTCGTTCGGAACCGGTGAAGGGCTGGAACCCTTGCGCGCGGACGCGGCGCGGCAGATCTACGACGCCTGCATCAACGAGCCCTACATGGTCGCCGGCGCGGGGCGTTTCTGCACCAGGGTCATGGAAGGCTTCAGGGGACGGGTTTTCGTCAAGACCGGCGCCGAGGGAGTCTTTTGCGCGGCCATTCCCGAACTCGGCTTCGGGGTTGCGCTCAAATGCGACGATGGCGCTACGAGGGCGGCCGAGGTCATGATGGCCACCGTCCTGGAAGCGCTGCTGGACCTCAACGAGGACGAAGCCGTTCTACTGGATGGTCTCGTCAATCCGCCGGTCCTGACACGGCGCGGTGCACAGGCCGGGCACATCAAGCCCAGACAGGATTTCCTTGATGAACTGAAGGCTGCGCTCCCTTGA
- a CDS encoding TetR/AcrR family transcriptional regulator: MARPREFDPDEAMDKAMGLFWDVGYEEASLSELLAAMEITKGSFYKAFQDKQSIYLATLDRYNDKVISGTVGYLTNPAEGSGRSRILGLFAKVAQAVEVDGDRLGCFLCNALIDKAAEGGEAEGKLQAMVHRLENAFYKALQDDGQLGERDARETARGVLSAYFGLRVLGRAGLSRDMAADCICQVEWLLERGSRGGETP; this comes from the coding sequence ATGGCAAGACCGCGTGAATTTGATCCCGACGAGGCAATGGACAAGGCGATGGGCCTTTTCTGGGATGTCGGCTACGAGGAAGCTTCGCTCTCAGAACTGCTTGCGGCCATGGAGATCACCAAGGGGTCTTTCTACAAGGCCTTTCAGGACAAGCAGTCGATCTACCTGGCCACCCTGGACCGCTACAACGACAAGGTCATCAGCGGCACGGTAGGCTACCTTACCAATCCGGCGGAGGGCTCAGGGCGTTCGCGCATCCTCGGCCTCTTCGCAAAAGTGGCACAGGCGGTGGAAGTGGATGGCGACCGGCTCGGCTGTTTCCTCTGCAATGCGCTGATCGACAAGGCGGCGGAAGGGGGAGAAGCGGAAGGCAAGCTGCAGGCCATGGTTCACCGCCTGGAAAACGCCTTCTACAAGGCGCTGCAAGACGACGGCCAGCTTGGGGAAAGAGACGCCCGCGAGACAGCGCGCGGTGTTCTGTCCGCCTATTTCGGTCTCAGGGTGCTGGGCCGCGCAGGTCTTTCCAGAGACATGGCAGCGGACTGTATCTGCCAGGTCGAATGGTTGCTGGAGCGGGGGAGCCGAGGCGGCGAAACGCCGTAG